A single genomic interval of Desulfovibrio sp. JC022 harbors:
- the gltA gene encoding NADPH-dependent glutamate synthase has product MVNKQNFTPTRTPMPEQPADVRNKNFKEVALGYSKEEAMAEAARCLQCKKPFCQKGCPVEIDIKGFIKHLADGDIPSAYRVIKETNALPAVCGRVCPQESQCEGACILGKKYEPVAIGRLERFVADTFDSDSACEMITGHTACSLPNDQFKVACIGSGPSSLTVAGYLAARGVPVTVYEALHEVGGVLIYGIPEFRLPKDIVAREVGALWSKGVTFMPNYVGGKTITVQDLFDDGFDAVFIGVGAGLPWFLNIPGENLVGVYSSNEYLTRINLGRAYEFPKYDTPAPKAKNVAVIGGGNVAMDAARTALRLGAENVYITYRRTQEEMPARLEELHHAIEEGVQLELLTSPIAINGDENSHVKSMTLQVMELGEPDDSGRRRPVAVEGKTKELEVDMVILAVGTGANPVLLEATPGLDLNKWGYIVTDAENGETSIPNVYAGGDIAGGSATVISAMGAGRRAAKTIADKLGV; this is encoded by the coding sequence ATGGTGAATAAACAGAATTTTACCCCCACACGTACCCCCATGCCGGAACAACCGGCTGACGTCCGCAACAAGAACTTCAAAGAAGTAGCCCTCGGCTATTCAAAAGAAGAAGCCATGGCCGAAGCTGCGCGCTGTCTACAGTGCAAAAAGCCGTTCTGTCAGAAAGGCTGTCCTGTTGAAATCGACATCAAGGGCTTCATCAAACATTTAGCTGACGGCGACATTCCTTCCGCTTACCGGGTCATCAAGGAGACCAACGCCCTGCCCGCTGTCTGTGGACGTGTCTGTCCGCAGGAATCCCAGTGCGAAGGGGCCTGCATTCTCGGCAAGAAGTACGAGCCGGTAGCCATCGGCCGTCTGGAAAGATTTGTTGCCGACACCTTTGACAGTGATTCCGCCTGTGAAATGATAACCGGGCACACAGCATGCTCCCTGCCCAACGACCAATTCAAGGTGGCCTGCATCGGGTCCGGGCCTTCCAGCCTGACTGTAGCCGGTTATCTTGCCGCGCGCGGCGTTCCCGTAACAGTCTACGAAGCCCTGCACGAAGTGGGCGGCGTACTCATTTACGGTATCCCTGAATTTCGTCTGCCCAAGGACATCGTTGCCCGTGAAGTGGGCGCGCTCTGGTCCAAAGGCGTTACTTTCATGCCCAACTATGTGGGCGGCAAAACCATCACCGTGCAGGATCTGTTTGATGACGGTTTTGATGCCGTATTCATCGGCGTCGGTGCAGGTCTGCCGTGGTTCCTGAATATTCCCGGCGAAAACCTCGTCGGCGTATATTCTTCCAACGAATACCTGACCCGCATCAACCTCGGCCGGGCCTACGAATTCCCGAAATACGACACTCCCGCACCCAAAGCCAAGAACGTGGCTGTGATCGGCGGCGGTAACGTAGCCATGGATGCTGCCCGCACCGCCCTGCGTCTCGGTGCTGAGAATGTTTACATCACTTATCGCCGTACTCAGGAAGAGATGCCTGCTCGCCTTGAAGAGTTGCATCATGCCATTGAGGAAGGTGTACAGCTTGAGCTGCTCACCTCGCCCATTGCCATCAACGGCGACGAGAATTCCCATGTTAAGTCCATGACCCTGCAAGTAATGGAGCTTGGCGAGCCTGATGATTCCGGTCGCCGCCGTCCCGTTGCAGTGGAAGGCAAGACCAAAGAGCTTGAGGTGGATATGGTTATTCTCGCAGTGGGAACCGGAGCCAACCCGGTACTGCTCGAAGCCACCCCCGGACTTGATCTTAACAAATGGGGCTACATCGTAACTGATGCGGAGAACGGAGAAACTTCCATCCCGAACGTCTACGCAGGCGGTGATATCGCAGGTGGTTCCGCAACTGTAATCTCAGCCATGGGCGCAGGTCGCCGCGCGGCTAAGACTATTGCGGATAAATTGGGAGTTTAA
- a CDS encoding sulfide/dihydroorotate dehydrogenase-like FAD/NAD-binding protein, whose amino-acid sequence MSNKILTKKALIPGQTSMLVIDCPQIAKKAKPGNFVILRIHEKGERIPLTIADTDKEAGTITIVYLVVGKSSALLETLNEGDTILDVCGPLGKATHIEKSGTVICVGGGTGIAAMHHIAKGHHLAGNHVVAIVGARSENMLLFCTELGYFCPELLIATDDGSTGHKGFVTDLLRERLEQDKDVSEVVAIGPVPMMEAVAKVTKPFGVKTTVSLNSIMVDGVGMCGACRCSVGGETKFACVDGPEFDGHEVDFNELKMRLTQYKEEEDLSMQMFRSCSCHGE is encoded by the coding sequence ATGAGCAACAAAATTCTGACTAAAAAAGCACTTATCCCAGGCCAGACATCCATGCTGGTCATTGACTGTCCTCAAATTGCCAAAAAGGCTAAACCGGGAAATTTTGTAATTCTACGCATCCATGAAAAAGGTGAACGCATTCCCCTCACCATTGCTGACACTGACAAAGAAGCAGGCACCATCACCATCGTCTACCTCGTAGTAGGTAAAAGTTCAGCCCTGCTTGAAACATTGAATGAAGGGGACACCATCCTTGATGTCTGCGGTCCTCTGGGTAAAGCCACCCACATTGAAAAATCCGGCACTGTCATCTGTGTGGGCGGCGGTACAGGTATCGCAGCCATGCACCACATTGCCAAAGGCCACCATCTTGCCGGCAACCATGTTGTCGCCATTGTGGGTGCACGCAGTGAAAACATGCTCCTTTTCTGCACCGAACTGGGCTATTTCTGCCCCGAACTGCTCATCGCCACCGATGACGGCAGTACCGGGCACAAAGGATTTGTCACCGATCTCCTGCGTGAACGCCTTGAACAGGACAAGGACGTTTCCGAAGTAGTAGCTATCGGGCCCGTGCCCATGATGGAAGCGGTAGCCAAGGTAACAAAACCTTTCGGCGTTAAAACCACAGTAAGCCTGAACTCCATCATGGTTGACGGCGTGGGCATGTGCGGTGCCTGCCGTTGCAGCGTTGGCGGAGAAACCAAATTCGCCTGCGTGGACGGCCCGGAATTCGACGGTCATGAAGTCGATTTCAATGAACTGAAAATGCGCCTCACCCAATATAAGGAAGAGGAAGACCTTTCAATGCAAATGTTCAGGAGTTGTAGCTGCCATGGTGAATAA
- the lepA gene encoding translation elongation factor 4, producing the protein MANLDKIRNFSIIAHIDHGKSTLADRILEITGMVSEREKKDQYLDKMELEQERGITIKAQTVRIPYKAKDGEEYILNLIDTPGHVDFSYEVSRSLAASEGALLVVDSTQGVEAQTLANVFLALDHDLEIVPVLNKVDLPSTDCERVAQEIEEVIGLDCSEPLMISAKTGLNVEDVLESIVKDLPPPEGDPDAPLKALIFDSWYDSYQGVVVLFRILDGTIKKGDKIQIHSTGRTFDVTTLGVYTPEPQKAKSLAAGEVGFLCASMKELNDAPVGDTVTLAENPVVDPFPGFQEVKPMVFCGLYPVEPAEYEPLKGALEKLQLNDTAFSYEPETSTALGFGFRCGFLGLLHMEIIQERLEREFQAKLIATAPSVVYQARLNNGDVLEIDNPSKMPDGGDLESLAEPFCRLEIHVPNEYVGAVLKLCEEKRGIQQDMRYLTSSRVIITYEVPFAEIMYDFFDKLKSHTKGYASLDYEIIDYRESNLVKLDILINTDPVDAFSAIVHKDSAYPFGRSLALKLKRAIPRQMFEIVIQAAIGRKIIAKERVAPFRKNVTAKCYGGDITRKRKLLEKQKEGKKRMKKMGNVEIPQEAFMAVLKAGED; encoded by the coding sequence ATGGCAAATTTAGATAAAATAAGAAATTTCAGCATCATCGCGCATATCGACCATGGCAAGTCCACTCTTGCGGACCGCATCCTTGAGATTACCGGGATGGTTTCCGAACGTGAGAAAAAGGATCAGTACCTTGATAAAATGGAACTTGAGCAGGAACGCGGCATTACTATTAAAGCCCAGACTGTTCGCATTCCATACAAAGCCAAGGACGGCGAGGAGTATATCCTTAACCTGATCGATACGCCCGGACACGTGGACTTCAGCTATGAAGTTTCCCGTAGCCTTGCTGCGTCCGAAGGTGCACTGCTGGTGGTTGACTCCACTCAGGGTGTGGAAGCGCAGACTCTTGCCAACGTATTTCTGGCATTGGATCACGATCTTGAAATCGTGCCCGTGCTTAATAAAGTTGATCTGCCCAGTACTGATTGTGAACGGGTGGCACAGGAGATTGAGGAAGTTATCGGGCTGGATTGCTCCGAACCGCTCATGATCAGTGCCAAGACCGGGTTGAACGTGGAGGACGTACTGGAATCCATCGTTAAGGACCTGCCGCCGCCGGAAGGCGATCCTGATGCACCGCTCAAGGCTCTGATTTTCGACTCCTGGTACGATTCCTATCAGGGCGTTGTGGTTCTGTTCAGGATTCTGGATGGTACCATCAAAAAAGGCGACAAAATTCAGATCCATTCAACTGGACGTACTTTTGATGTCACCACTCTCGGTGTTTACACCCCTGAACCGCAGAAGGCGAAATCCCTTGCTGCCGGTGAGGTTGGTTTCCTGTGTGCCAGCATGAAGGAACTTAATGACGCTCCCGTGGGTGATACCGTTACTTTGGCTGAAAATCCGGTGGTAGATCCATTCCCCGGTTTTCAGGAAGTGAAACCCATGGTTTTCTGCGGGTTGTACCCTGTGGAACCTGCGGAGTACGAACCCCTTAAGGGTGCTCTGGAAAAATTGCAGCTCAATGATACTGCTTTTTCATATGAGCCGGAAACATCCACTGCTCTCGGTTTCGGTTTTCGCTGCGGTTTTCTCGGATTGCTGCATATGGAAATTATTCAGGAAAGGCTGGAGCGTGAATTTCAGGCCAAGCTCATCGCCACCGCGCCTTCTGTTGTTTATCAGGCTAGGCTGAATAACGGCGATGTCCTTGAAATCGACAACCCCAGCAAGATGCCCGACGGCGGTGATCTCGAATCACTGGCTGAACCTTTTTGCCGTCTTGAAATTCACGTGCCTAACGAGTATGTTGGCGCGGTTCTCAAGCTTTGTGAGGAGAAACGCGGAATCCAGCAGGATATGCGTTACCTGACATCTTCAAGGGTTATCATTACTTATGAAGTTCCCTTTGCGGAAATTATGTACGACTTCTTTGACAAGCTGAAATCGCACACCAAGGGTTATGCTTCTCTTGATTATGAAATTATCGATTACCGCGAATCGAATCTGGTTAAGCTCGATATCCTGATCAATACTGATCCGGTGGATGCTTTTTCAGCCATTGTACATAAGGATTCAGCATATCCTTTCGGGCGTTCACTTGCACTCAAGCTGAAAAGGGCCATCCCGCGCCAGATGTTTGAAATTGTTATTCAGGCCGCAATCGGTCGCAAGATCATTGCTAAGGAACGAGTGGCTCCGTTCAGGAAAAACGTTACCGCCAAGTGTTACGGCGGGGATATTACCCGTAAGCGCAAACTTCTGGAAAAGCAGAAGGAAGGTAAGAAGCGCATGAAGAAGATGGGTAATGTTGAGATTCCGCAGGAAGCGTTCATGGCTGTATTGAAAGCGGGTGAGGATTAA
- the lepB gene encoding signal peptidase I, giving the protein MNPRWQSTVKEYIEALFIALILALFIRTFIVQAFKIPSGSMLQTLQIGDHLLVSKFSYGVKVPFTGKVIVPMGDPEYQDIIVFKYPGDTSKDYIKRVIGVPGDTVEIKNKMVFVNGKELNEPYVQYTDTTHVSTLRDNMPPRVIPENEYFVMGDNRDGSNDSRFWGNVPRENILGKAWIIYWSWGGPKTVRWDRIGDILH; this is encoded by the coding sequence ATGAATCCCAGATGGCAGAGCACTGTGAAGGAATATATTGAAGCTCTTTTTATCGCACTCATACTGGCTCTCTTCATTCGAACCTTTATTGTGCAGGCCTTCAAGATTCCGTCCGGTTCCATGTTGCAGACCCTCCAGATCGGAGATCATCTGCTGGTAAGTAAATTTTCCTACGGCGTGAAAGTTCCCTTTACCGGGAAGGTTATCGTGCCCATGGGTGACCCGGAGTATCAGGACATTATCGTCTTTAAATACCCCGGAGACACCAGTAAGGACTACATAAAAAGGGTTATCGGAGTACCCGGTGATACTGTGGAGATCAAGAACAAGATGGTCTTCGTAAACGGTAAGGAGCTTAATGAACCTTACGTGCAGTACACCGATACCACCCACGTTTCAACGCTGCGCGACAACATGCCGCCCCGGGTAATTCCCGAGAACGAATATTTCGTTATGGGCGACAACCGCGATGGATCCAACGATTCCAGATTCTGGGGCAATGTTCCCAGAGAGAACATCTTAGGAAAGGCGTGGATTATCTATTGGTCTTGGGGCGGTCCCAAGACCGTTCGCTGGGATCGCATCGGTGACATCCTGCACTAA
- a CDS encoding ATP-binding protein, whose product MHSAFRFFFSAICGAVVLCLLSVAQRYLVGWPLLPQSFVVPFVFGSITGAVFYLYTLFVRRQRKTEELLHAKEAQLKIVLSAAPIGIGMVVDRVFHEVNDFFCEMTGYSRTELVGGSSRLVYPSDEDYNYVSEYKYSQIKEKGAGTVETRLKRKDGEIIHVILSSKPLDREDWSKGVSFTALNISKRKDAENSLSRRIVFENLVSNVASDFLNISVGRIDEGLTEALKVICCFTGVSRAYIFLMRGNSSVCDNTHEWCADNIRPQIHELQNLDLMKLAPLLWGNLCKNEPYYIPDVSALPENLPDKEILQAQDIWSVLIEPMYLNDQLVGFIGFDSVFSHRKWSEEDIGILSLFCKNVALVLERKKTEEMLIAAKFEAETANTAKSEFLANMSHEVRTPLNGIMGMLQLMHMSGLSPKQEEQYVFAMESCKRLTRLLSDVLDITMIESGHLQIVNAEFDMSNVLSSVHALFKPVAVQKNIDLRVDVSGNVPEKLFGDSNRLHQIFNNLIGNALKFTDSGTIRVEVSPLKSRDSGKNQILFSVSDSGIGIEESKLESIFNSFTQVDASRTRNYEGAGLGLAIVKKLTELMGGNLSILSEVNVGTTVHFSLVFEVVDEPLRVDKSTCVPDSIFIRKFKVLVAEDEKVNQLTLKHFLEQYGCSVSVAGDGCELMDMLRAEKTVFDLIFMDIQMPRMGGLEATSLIRAGEGGEIVKDIPIIACTAYAMSGDKDEFLSAGMNDYLSKPTQIGDVEQILIKYSD is encoded by the coding sequence ATGCATTCAGCCTTTCGCTTCTTCTTTTCAGCTATATGTGGAGCTGTTGTCTTGTGTCTGCTTTCCGTTGCTCAGAGATATTTAGTGGGCTGGCCTTTGCTTCCGCAGTCATTTGTAGTTCCATTTGTTTTTGGTTCAATTACTGGTGCTGTTTTTTATTTGTATACGTTGTTTGTACGAAGGCAGAGAAAGACAGAAGAGCTGCTGCATGCAAAAGAGGCCCAGCTGAAAATAGTATTGTCTGCCGCTCCTATAGGTATCGGGATGGTGGTTGATCGTGTATTTCATGAAGTGAATGATTTCTTTTGCGAAATGACAGGGTACTCCAGAACTGAATTGGTCGGTGGTTCGTCCCGGCTTGTGTATCCCAGCGATGAGGATTATAATTACGTAAGTGAATATAAATATTCCCAGATAAAAGAAAAAGGTGCAGGAACCGTTGAGACCCGTCTTAAGCGGAAAGACGGGGAAATTATACATGTCATACTGAGCTCAAAGCCTTTGGATCGTGAAGATTGGTCCAAAGGCGTTTCTTTTACTGCACTGAATATTTCTAAAAGAAAAGATGCTGAAAATTCACTTTCCAGACGAATCGTATTTGAAAATCTAGTCAGTAATGTAGCATCTGACTTTCTTAACATATCTGTGGGCCGGATTGATGAAGGTCTTACAGAGGCTCTGAAGGTTATTTGTTGTTTCACCGGAGTGAGCCGGGCTTATATTTTTCTTATGCGTGGTAATTCTTCTGTCTGTGATAATACGCATGAGTGGTGTGCTGATAATATTAGGCCGCAAATTCATGAATTGCAGAACTTAGACTTGATGAAGTTGGCTCCCCTGCTCTGGGGAAATCTTTGCAAAAATGAACCGTATTATATCCCGGATGTATCTGCTTTGCCTGAAAATCTGCCTGATAAAGAAATTCTTCAGGCACAGGATATCTGGTCGGTTCTTATAGAGCCGATGTATTTGAATGATCAGCTTGTGGGTTTTATCGGTTTTGATTCAGTTTTTTCTCATCGAAAATGGTCGGAAGAGGATATAGGAATATTGTCTTTGTTCTGTAAAAACGTAGCATTGGTTTTGGAGCGCAAAAAAACAGAAGAGATGCTGATTGCAGCAAAGTTTGAAGCTGAAACTGCTAATACTGCAAAATCGGAATTTCTTGCTAATATGTCCCATGAAGTGCGAACTCCGCTTAACGGGATAATGGGCATGCTTCAACTTATGCATATGAGCGGATTGAGTCCTAAGCAGGAAGAGCAGTATGTCTTTGCAATGGAGTCCTGCAAGCGGCTTACCCGGCTGCTAAGTGATGTGCTTGATATTACGATGATTGAATCCGGGCATCTACAAATTGTTAATGCTGAGTTTGATATGTCTAATGTTTTGAGTTCCGTCCATGCTCTTTTTAAGCCTGTTGCTGTTCAGAAAAATATTGATCTGCGAGTTGATGTTTCGGGGAATGTACCGGAAAAATTGTTTGGTGACAGCAACAGGTTACATCAAATTTTTAATAATTTGATTGGCAACGCTCTGAAGTTTACAGATTCCGGGACTATTAGAGTGGAAGTGTCTCCTTTGAAAAGCAGAGATTCTGGTAAGAATCAAATTTTGTTTTCAGTTTCTGATTCAGGAATTGGCATAGAAGAGAGTAAGCTGGAGTCAATTTTTAATTCTTTTACCCAAGTAGATGCAAGTAGAACCCGTAATTATGAGGGGGCAGGTCTAGGACTTGCCATTGTAAAGAAGCTTACAGAGTTAATGGGCGGAAATCTTTCAATCCTCAGCGAAGTAAATGTTGGCACAACTGTTCACTTTTCTTTGGTATTTGAGGTTGTTGACGAGCCTTTAAGAGTTGATAAAAGCACTTGTGTGCCGGACAGCATTTTTATTAGGAAGTTTAAGGTTCTTGTTGCTGAAGACGAAAAGGTTAACCAGCTCACGCTTAAGCATTTTCTGGAGCAATACGGTTGTAGTGTCTCAGTTGCAGGTGACGGGTGTGAACTGATGGATATGCTCCGTGCTGAGAAGACAGTGTTTGATCTGATTTTTATGGATATTCAAATGCCGAGAATGGGCGGACTTGAAGCTACTTCTCTTATTCGCGCGGGAGAGGGCGGCGAGATAGTAAAGGATATTCCAATTATCGCTTGCACTGCATATGCCATGTCGGGAGATAAAGATGAGTTTCTTTCCGCGGGGATGAATGACTATTTGTCCAAACCCACACAGATAGGGGATGTTGAACAGATTTTAATAAAGTATTCAGACTGA
- a CDS encoding radical SAM/SPASM domain-containing protein: MSHADSITLLNLEFNSSCNLRCQWCSLDHSKERKIMSREVLEKVMRELGAGAFKNLRRIDLHNGGETLLHPDLPGMLSVIRRHRPSIPSSVIIGLLTNGMLLTPKVSEQICRSRAVTQVRFSIDGGSPAAFESIRKGAKWDVVRRNVQTFMEINSRAKEPVKTEIICMIPAEGLPDDKMDPEFTALLQLADKVSVRNPHNWDGSVDLGVDDSGYKVIAEKRVGEVCFLLQKNLVILPEGKVTVCCNDLNERGVFGSVLENSLEELAAHPTRLEMIRAFKEGRKDEIELCRGCTGFYAP; this comes from the coding sequence ATGTCACATGCGGATTCAATTACCCTGCTCAATCTGGAATTCAACTCCTCCTGCAACCTGCGTTGCCAGTGGTGTTCCCTTGATCATTCCAAGGAACGCAAGATTATGTCCCGCGAGGTACTTGAAAAAGTAATGCGGGAGCTGGGAGCTGGGGCGTTCAAAAATCTGCGTCGCATCGACCTGCATAATGGCGGGGAAACCCTGCTTCATCCTGATCTGCCGGGAATGCTTTCTGTCATCCGCCGTCATCGTCCTTCCATTCCTTCGTCAGTAATCATCGGCCTCCTGACCAACGGTATGTTGCTGACCCCGAAGGTTTCCGAACAAATCTGCCGCAGCCGTGCGGTTACCCAGGTCCGCTTCAGTATTGACGGTGGTTCGCCTGCCGCATTTGAGTCTATCCGCAAAGGAGCCAAATGGGATGTGGTCCGGCGCAATGTGCAGACCTTTATGGAGATCAACAGCCGGGCCAAAGAACCGGTTAAGACTGAGATAATTTGCATGATTCCGGCAGAAGGATTACCGGACGATAAGATGGACCCGGAATTTACAGCTCTTTTGCAACTAGCAGATAAGGTCAGTGTGCGTAACCCGCATAATTGGGACGGCAGTGTTGATCTTGGCGTTGACGACAGCGGCTATAAAGTTATTGCCGAAAAGCGCGTCGGTGAAGTTTGTTTCTTATTGCAAAAAAATCTGGTCATTCTGCCCGAAGGCAAGGTTACGGTTTGCTGTAACGATCTCAACGAACGTGGGGTATTCGGTTCTGTTTTGGAAAACAGTCTCGAAGAACTTGCCGCCCATCCCACCCGGCTGGAAATGATCCGGGCTTTTAAGGAAGGGCGTAAGGATGAAATTGAGTTGTGTCGCGGGTGTACCGGGTTTTATGCGCCTTAA
- a CDS encoding cupin domain-containing protein: protein MKYQAINFKDKLSKFQEHWSPRVIAEMNDYQFKLAKLKGEFVWHDHKDTDETFMVIEGELDILFRDGKVTLKAGEMYVIPKGVEHKPVTAEECKVMLIEPRGVVNTGEADGGEFTAENDVWI, encoded by the coding sequence ATGAAGTATCAGGCTATCAATTTCAAGGATAAACTTTCGAAATTCCAAGAACATTGGTCTCCGCGCGTCATTGCGGAAATGAATGACTACCAGTTCAAGCTGGCTAAGCTCAAAGGGGAATTCGTATGGCACGACCACAAAGACACGGACGAGACCTTCATGGTAATTGAAGGGGAGCTGGATATCCTCTTCCGGGATGGAAAAGTTACCCTGAAAGCAGGTGAAATGTACGTAATCCCCAAAGGGGTAGAGCACAAGCCAGTTACGGCAGAAGAATGCAAGGTCATGCTCATTGAGCCGCGCGGTGTGGTCAATACCGGAGAAGCAGATGGCGGGGAATTTACTGCTGAAAATGATGTTTGGATTTAG
- a CDS encoding cobyric acid synthase — MKSFNEQSLKEQLADIETEKRKYAHGGNLRQLADRAGCPSSDIVDFSANINPLGPPAWLQQEVVKALAEVDRYPDPECSELTLAACEKFSVWPTECVAGNGASELISAIARVGGFKRAVIPVPCYVDYERSCKLAGLKTEHIPLDPQRGFAPDFDTLSSFLAAAPALVFLAQPNNPTGTAFDPAELKALARKHPDSRFVIDESFADFVPGLERLAGQRPPNVITVVSMTKFYAIPGLRLGLAFGSPEIIMEIKNVLPCWSVNILAQKVGLRCLRDEEYERKTIETTVRLREELVRGILEVPGIRALPSQANFMLCQVQRVGMDASGLIEHLIKNRVAVRHCDNFDGLDSTYFRIAVRTEEENRVLLDGLRSFSGMEVSAPEVKKTPALMIQGTCSNAGKSILAAAFCRILLQDGFKVAPFKAQNMSLNSFVTDDGLEMGRAQVTQAAACKLSPDVRMNPVLLKPGSDIGSQVVVMGKPVGNMKVQKYVQYKPTAFEAVKDAYDSLSADVDVMVIEGAGSPAEINLKQHDIVNMAMADYAEAKVLIAGDIDRGGVFASLAGTMDLLEPKERELVCGFLLNKFRGDASLLTPALDFTLSHTGKPVLGTIPFIGNLDLPDEDSVSFKEDLRKSGSEGKRKDSVDVVCIDLPRISNFTDLDSLKGEPDVNLRVVDRPEDLGSPDAIILPGSKSTLSDLAHLRENGLADAVKGLRDKTVIVGICGGFQMLGQFISDPDEIESGGSAEGLGLLPVQTTLAPEKTLTRTRGIHSQSKQEVVGYEIHHGKTEPLLPTVRAAIVPQGITGGVPISKVLGFGSKSGLIWGTYLHGIFDADEFRRWFVDSLRERKGLPKLGRVQSVFNMEESLDRLAAVVRENVDMNAVYAALGLKK; from the coding sequence ATGAAGTCTTTTAATGAGCAGTCCTTAAAAGAACAGCTTGCTGATATAGAAACTGAAAAAAGGAAATATGCCCACGGCGGGAATCTTCGCCAGCTGGCTGACCGGGCCGGATGCCCTTCCTCTGATATTGTGGATTTTTCGGCCAATATAAACCCGTTGGGTCCTCCGGCGTGGTTGCAGCAGGAGGTGGTTAAAGCCCTTGCGGAAGTAGACCGCTACCCTGACCCGGAATGTTCGGAGCTTACTCTGGCGGCTTGTGAGAAATTTTCGGTCTGGCCTACAGAATGCGTGGCCGGGAACGGGGCTTCGGAACTGATATCAGCCATTGCGCGTGTGGGTGGATTCAAGCGGGCGGTGATTCCGGTTCCCTGTTATGTTGATTACGAGCGTTCCTGCAAACTTGCCGGACTTAAAACTGAACATATCCCTCTTGATCCGCAGCGTGGATTCGCCCCGGATTTTGATACTCTTTCATCTTTTCTAGCCGCTGCTCCGGCACTGGTTTTTCTGGCCCAGCCCAATAACCCCACCGGGACTGCTTTTGATCCGGCGGAGTTGAAGGCATTGGCCCGCAAGCATCCCGATTCCCGGTTTGTGATTGATGAGTCCTTTGCCGACTTTGTGCCGGGGCTGGAGCGGCTGGCCGGACAGCGTCCTCCCAACGTGATAACCGTTGTTTCCATGACTAAATTTTACGCTATCCCCGGTTTGCGGCTGGGGCTGGCTTTTGGCTCGCCTGAGATCATTATGGAGATCAAGAATGTGCTGCCCTGCTGGTCGGTAAATATTTTGGCCCAGAAGGTGGGACTGCGCTGTCTGCGTGATGAGGAATACGAACGTAAAACCATTGAAACCACTGTCCGGTTGCGTGAGGAACTGGTTCGGGGAATTCTGGAAGTCCCCGGTATCCGGGCCTTGCCTTCGCAGGCCAATTTCATGCTCTGTCAGGTGCAGCGGGTGGGCATGGATGCTTCCGGGCTGATCGAGCATCTTATCAAGAACAGGGTGGCGGTGCGCCATTGCGATAACTTTGACGGGCTTGATTCCACCTATTTCCGCATTGCCGTGCGCACTGAAGAAGAGAACCGGGTGCTTCTTGATGGACTCCGTTCCTTTTCCGGTATGGAAGTTTCCGCTCCTGAAGTGAAAAAGACCCCGGCCCTGATGATTCAGGGCACCTGCTCCAATGCTGGAAAATCAATCCTTGCTGCGGCATTCTGCCGTATTTTATTGCAGGACGGTTTCAAGGTTGCTCCGTTCAAGGCCCAGAATATGTCGCTCAATTCTTTTGTGACTGATGACGGGCTGGAAATGGGCAGGGCGCAGGTTACTCAGGCTGCGGCCTGTAAGCTCTCCCCGGATGTGCGTATGAATCCGGTCCTGCTCAAGCCGGGCAGCGATATTGGATCGCAGGTGGTTGTTATGGGCAAGCCGGTGGGCAATATGAAGGTCCAAAAGTACGTGCAGTATAAACCCACGGCCTTTGAAGCGGTCAAGGATGCCTACGATTCTTTGAGTGCGGACGTGGATGTGATGGTCATTGAGGGGGCGGGCAGTCCTGCGGAGATCAATCTCAAGCAGCATGACATCGTAAACATGGCCATGGCCGATTATGCCGAAGCCAAGGTGCTTATTGCCGGGGATATTGACCGGGGCGGGGTTTTTGCCTCCCTTGCAGGGACCATGGATTTGCTGGAACCCAAAGAGCGTGAGCTTGTTTGCGGATTCCTGCTCAATAAATTTCGCGGGGACGCCTCGCTTTTGACCCCGGCCCTTGATTTCACCCTCAGCCATACCGGCAAGCCTGTGCTGGGCACCATTCCCTTTATCGGCAATCTTGATTTGCCGGATGAAGATTCTGTTTCTTTTAAGGAAGATTTGAGGAAATCCGGCTCAGAGGGTAAACGTAAAGATTCTGTGGACGTAGTCTGTATTGACCTGCCGCGCATTTCAAATTTTACAGACCTTGATTCCCTAAAGGGCGAACCGGATGTGAATCTGCGGGTGGTCGACAGGCCCGAAGATCTCGGCTCGCCTGATGCCATTATTCTGCCGGGTAGTAAGTCTACTTTGTCTGACCTCGCCCACTTGCGTGAAAACGGGCTGGCTGATGCTGTGAAGGGGCTTCGCGATAAAACAGTAATCGTTGGAATCTGTGGTGGGTTCCAGATGCTTGGGCAGTTTATCAGCGACCCGGATGAGATTGAATCCGGCGGTTCTGCCGAAGGGCTGGGACTTCTTCCAGTGCAGACCACCCTTGCCCCGGAGAAGACCCTGACCCGGACCAGAGGGATACATTCCCAGAGTAAGCAGGAAGTGGTGGGCTATGAAATTCATCATGGTAAGACCGAGCCGCTGCTGCCCACTGTGCGGGCGGCCATTGTTCCGCAGGGCATTACCGGAGGCGTTCCGATATCCAAGGTACTTGGCTTTGGTTCCAAGTCCGGGCTGATTTGGGGAACTTATCTGCATGGTATTTTTGATGCTGACGAATTTCGGCGTTGGTTTGTGGATTCTTTGCGAGAGCGCAAGGGCTTGCCCAAACTGGGCCGGGTGCAGTCGGTTTTTAATATGGAAGAGAGTCTCGACCGCCTTGCTGCCGTGGTCCGTGAGAATGTGGATATGAATGCCGTGTATGCTGCTTTGGGGCTGAAAAAATAG